CCTTGCGAGACAAGACACTCCTTGCAATTATGGCTTTAGAAGGGCCCCGAACGGTAGAACTGCACCGCGCCAATATTCGCGATGTTGTCCGTCAGGGAAATAACCTCGGGATTCGAGTCGAAGGCAAGCGCAACATTCGTATTGTCCCCTTAACCCCAGCAATCGCTTCAGTGTTAATGGATTATCTCGACGCGCGAGATGCATCAGGAGAAGCCCTCAAGCCCTCCCGTCCCCTCTTCATCGCCGTGGGTAATCGCGCCGGGGGGAATCGTCTCTCTCGCAGGGGAATTCGCGCAATTGTCGATCGCTACCTCACGCAAACATCCCTCAAACACTCGCCGGGACGAACTATTTCTACCCACAGCTTAAGGCACACCGCAGGCACATTAGCCTTGCGTTCCGGGGCAGAATTGCGTCAGGTACAAGACTTACTCGGTCACGCCGATCCCAGAACCACTTGTATTTACGCCCACGTCGCCGATCGTTGGGAAAACAATCCAGCTTTAAGGTTGGGAATTAAATTGTAGGCGGCGATGTTCCTTTAAGCTCCCCCTCTCAGATAAAATCCGGTTGAATCGCCTTAGTATGGTGAAGTTTTGACGATGGGAATTTGAAGGATTTGATATCAATCCCCCTTAAAAAGGGGGAGGATAGAGGAAGCTTCACTATTTGTTGTACTTATTGCAACGATATTTTCAAACTACTCGGCACAGCAAAATTGCCCTCAATTTGAACGCCGCGATGATTTGAGTGGAGGTGGCGCACAATTTTATAGATGGCTTCAATTTTCGCGATCGCGTCAATATTATCGGCAATTTCCACCAAGGCTAAAGGTTTTGTTGACCTTTTGAGCGCGTCCACAACCTTATTTTGCAAAGCTAAAACCGAAGCAGCCGCTTTCTTCCCCGCTTCTACCCCCGGTTGATGATAGGCATTGATATTAATCAAACTGGCATATAAAGTAACTGCCCGTTCGTACAAGGCGATTAACGCGCCAACCATACGCGGATTAACCTCTGGAATCGTCACAGTGATTGAATCGCGCTGATTTTCATAAATCGCTTGACGGGTTCCCTGCAACAAACCGCTTAAATAGTCCCCAGACGTAACCCCCGGTTCGACTTCAATCGAAGTCCCCTCGCGATCGTGGAGAACTTCAATAAAGGTGATAAAGAAATTGGGTACGCCTTCGCGCAGTTGTTGTACGTAAGCGTGTTGATCCGTCGAACCCTTGTTTCCATAAACCGCAATCCCTTGGTGGACAATGTTCCCATCCAAGTCTTTTTCCTTCCCCAAAGACTCCATCACCAATTGCTGGAGGTAGCGGCTAAAAAGTAGCAAACTGTCTTTATAGGGCAATACAACCATGTCCTTGTCCCCTTTCCCATTCCCCGCATAGTACCAAGACAGGGCGAGCAAGGCGGCGGGGTTCGTTTTGAGATCGTGGCGGCGAGTGGTTGCATCCATCGCTTTTGCCCCTTCTAAGAGTTCGCGCAGGTTAATCCCTTGCAGGGCGGCATCCAACAACCCCACAACAGAAAGTTCGGAAGTGCGCCCCCCAACCCAATCGTGCATGGGAAAAGTGGCTAACCAACGATCGGATTTGGCAATATTTTCCAATTTGCTATCGTAGCCCGTAATGGCAACGGCGCGGGCGGAAAAGTTGAGGTTGCGGGCTTCAAAAGCGGCTTTGGCTTCCAACATTCCGTTACGGGTTTCTGGCGTACCGCCGGATTTGGAGATAACCACAACGAGGGTGGTTTTGAGGCGATCTCCAATTTTCGCGATCGTTTTATCGATTCCGGTGGGATCGGTGTTGTCGCTAAAATGGATGTTGAGAGGCGGGTTGACGGGGACGAGGGCTTGGGCGACAAATTGAGGTCCCAGGGCAGATCCGCCAATGCCAATAGAGAGAATATCGGTGAATTTTTCTGCATCGGGGGGATGAATTTCACCGCTATGGACTTTGCTGGCAAAGGTTTCGACTTTTTCTAGGGCGTGGATAATTTCTTGTTTTAATTCTGAGGTTGGGGCTAAGTCGGGATCTCGCAGCCAATAGTGACCCACCATACGATCTTCATCGGGGTTCGCGATCGCGCCGCCCTCCAAAGCTTCCATATCGCGGAAGGCTTTGGCAAACTTGTTTCTCATCTTTTCGACAAAAGCATCATCGAAGCGCATCCGACTGACATCGAGGTAGAATCCCAGGTTTTGGTCGTAGTACAGCCAGTCCTGATAGCGTTGCCACAGTGCAGCGTTGTCCATAAACTCAGTTTGCTCTCAATTCTTTACCCCCATTGTAGGGCGGTCATTGCGCCTAATGGTGAGTCAACTTTCTATCCTTCAATTTTTTCCATCACAATATACACGGGACGCTTCCTCACCTCATCAAAGGTTCGCCATAAATATTCTCCAATTACCCCTAAAAAGATGAGTTGAAATCCTCCAATTACTAACATTACAACCATTGTTGCCGCCCAACCCTCGACACTAATTTGAAAAGTTAAACGGTTAACAATAATCGAAATCCCATACAAAAAACCTGCAAAGGCAAGGATGATTCCCATTCCCGTACAAGCCCGAATAGGGAAGTAAGAAAATTGAGTAATTACGCTCACGGCAAGTTCGATTTTTTTCCAAAAACTCCACCCAGATTTACCAACTTTTCGCTTACGGCGATCGTAAAACATTCGCGTTTGTCGGAAGCCACTCCACAGAATTTGTCCAGAAATATGGGAGTTTTTTTCTTGCATGGAAAGTAAGACATTAGCAACCGCGCGAGTAATCATAAACATATCTGCACCCGTTGAAGGCCAATCTTCCCATAACCAGTGCATGAAGCGATGGAATAGATGAGAAAACATTTTATCCAACCAGGCATCCGCACGAGTGTTGCGTACTGCCCAGGCTACATCATAGCCTTGTTGGATTTGAGCAAAGAGTTGCTCGACTAATTCTGGGGGTTCTTGTAAATCTTGAGGGAGAAAGGTGATATAGTCTCCCGTCGCTTCGTTAATCCCCGCTAAAATTGCAATATAAGATTTGAAATTTCTTGCCAAACGAATTGCCTTAAAAGTAAAGTATTTGGGTCGTATTTCACGAACAAGCTCAAATGTTCGATCTTTCGATCCATCATCGACAAAAACGACTTCTACGGAAAAAACATCTTTGTTTGAAATGGCAATTTCTTCGAGAGAGTCAAAGAGAGACAACAGTAAGTTTTCTGCATAATAGAGAGGAATAATAATTGAAACTTTGGGAGTCATATAGCGAGATTAATTTACGATAAAATAAAGTAAAGCATGAATAGGCAATAAGTATGACTCCGGCATCGAAAAAAAATCCAATTATTATCCGTACAGAACGGGGAGCCGCGATCGCGGGTAAGCGGATTACAATCTATGATGTCCTCGATCGTCTCAATGCAGGATGGACGCTAAAACAGATTGCGAACTGGCTTCCCCTGACAGAAGAAGAACTCAATGCAGTGCTGTCCTATATAGAAGAAAACTGTACTGAAGTCGAAGCAGAATATCAAACCGTTTTGCAAACACGAGAAGAAATTCGTCAGTATTGGGAAGAAAAAAATCAAAAACGGTTAGCTGAAATTGCAAAATTGCCGCCGCGATTGGGACAGGAAGAAATTCATGCTAAACTCCAAGCCCGGAAAGCACAGCTTGGACTAATCCCATGACGGTTCTGGTCGATCGTCACTTGAGGGGTTATGTTGTTCTTTTCCAGGGAACTTTGTCTGCTGAAAGTTGGCTCGATTTGGTGCCTATTCGCTTTGTGATGTTTGAAGAGGTGAATTTAGCAGATGATAGTAGCGATCGCGCAGTTTGGAAATTGGCTCAAAAAAATAACGATTAACGATCGCGCTCCCACAGAACTTAAACCTGAATCCCACACGAGTCAAGGGTTTTGGGATTGAAGTGCAGCCAACGCGATCGCGCGAGGAAAAATTTCGTGTTCTTGGATTTGAATGCGAGCGTGTAGCGTTTCCGGGGTATCGTCCTCTAGGACGGGAACCACAGCTTGAGCCAGAATGGGCCCGCAATCGACCTCAAGGGAAACGCGGTGTACGGTACACCCCGCTACCTTTACCCCGGCATTCAAAGCTTGCTCGATCGCGCGAATTCCAGGGAAACTAGGCAAAAGGCTGGGGTGAATATTGAGAATTCGATCGGGAAACGCATCGATCAGCACCGGAGTGACAATGCGCATCCACCCCGCCATAATCGTCCATTCCGCCCCATATTCTTTTAAAGTAGCGACAATTCCGCGATCTAACTCCTCTCTGCGTTTGAATTCGCGATGATCCAATAAAACGGAGGGAATACCCCACTTTTTGGCACGATCCGCCGCCTTTGCCTGGGGATTATTGTAGATCAGGACTCGAATTTCGGCGTTGAGTTGACCGCAATCGATCGCGCGCGCGATCGCCTCGAAATTGCTGCCACTCCCCGATGCAAGCACCCCTAACCTTAAAGTTTGCCCAATCGCCAACGCCTCCCAAGATCGATCGGGAGAAATGAAAGCAGGGGTATTTAATTCTGGGACGCGATCGCGTTCAATCATAATTCAATTCACATTAATATCGAATTCACCGCAAAATTTGGGCATTTTTAAAACAAAGCCATTTCTATGCACTCAATCAAGATAATCCGTGAAGTACACAACTGCCCGCTCTATTTTGCCATCTCTCCTCATCCTTACACTAGGACTGAGCGCAACATCAGCAACAGCACAAATTGCTTCCGACGGAACAACAAACACCATCGTTGTACCTGCGGGTAACATTTTTACCATTCTGGGCGGCACAACGGCAGGAAGCAACCTTTTCCACAGCTTTTCTCAATTCTCCGTTCCCACAGGAGGAACCGCCTTTTTCGGCAACGATGCCAACATTGCCAACATTTTTGCTCGCGTGACGGGAGGGAGTATCTCCAATATTGATGGCATTATTGCCACCCAAAACCCAGCCAACCTCTTTCTCCTCAACCCCAACGGCATTATTTTTGGTCCCAACGCAACCCTCGCAATCAGGGGTTCTTTTTTTGCCAGCAGTGCTGAGAGTATTGTTTTTAAAGATGGGGTTGAATTTAGCGCCGCGCAACCCAGCGCACTCCTCAGCGTCAACGTTCCCGTTGGCTTGCAAATGGGTTCCAATCCCGGTTCAATTATCAATCAATCGAGAGCAAGTTTTTTCGGTCAAACAGTAGGACTTTCCACCATTGCCCCCAAGACAACCATCGGATTGGTGGGGGGAGAAGTCAACCTGACTGGGGGAGGAATCACCGCCGTGGGGGGACGGATTGAAATTGGTGCGGTGGGAAGCAATAGTTTTGTGGGGTTAGTTCCCGACGCGATGGGATACCGCTTAAACTACAACAGCACAAATTCCTTTGCAGATATCAACCTCTCCCAACAAGCTTTTATTAATGGGTTGGAAAACACCAACGTTCAACTCAGAGGAGATCGCGTGCGCCTCACCGAGGGAGCGAATATCGTTTCCCTAACGACGGGAAATTTCAACGGCGGTACGATAAACATCGACGCGCGACAGATTGAAATGGACAATCGTGCGGGAATTGTCAGCATCACGACAACAACGACAACAGGGGCAACCATTAACCTCCGTGCCTCCGAATCGATGAATTTAGTGGGGGTTGGCTCGACGCAAGCGCTGCAAGACACTTCTGCCATTTTGCAAGGAACTTTCAACCCCGCAAACGTTGGAACTACAATTACCTCAGTCACAACGAGGAGTGGTACTGCTGGAAAGATTAATATCGAGTCCCCCGCGATTAGCTTTAGCAACGGCGGACTGCTGGTGACGACAACCATTGGTAGCGGAACGGCAGGGTCATTGCAACTCAACGCAACCAATAGAATAACAGTAGACAGTGCGAGCGTTTTCTCTGGACCGGTTCAGGGATCGACCGGAAACGGCGGTTCGATCGCGATTAATGCCACCGATATCATCCTCTCGGATTCGCGTCCTTCACTTCCCTCTCTTCGGGATTTGTCCCTCCGGGCTAACGCATTTCGCAGCGCGATCGCGTCCTCCACCTTTGGCACGGGTGCGGCAGGCGATATTGACGTTCAAACCAAAACGCTGCGGATATTAGACGGGTCGGGGATTACAAACAATAGTATTGCCGATATCGCGCCCAACGCGGGAGCAGGGGGCAATCTTTCAATCGTTGCTTCCGACTGGGTGGAAATCCAAGGAACCTCCAGAGATGGTGTATCAATAAGCGAATTAGATAGCTCGACAGATTCCACATCTCGAGCAGGCAATCTAACTGTCTCAACCGGGCGTTTATTGATTCGCGACAGCGCGCGAATCACTGCCGCAACCGCAGGAGGCGATGGGGGTCGAATTGCCCTCCGAGCAAGGGATTCTATTACCCTCAACAATCGGGGCGCGATCGTCACCAGCGCATCCAACACCGCCACAGGGAATAGCGGTAGCATCCTTCTCGATACAGGGAACCTCAACCTCACCGATTCCCAAATCGCGGCAAATAACCTCTCCTCCGGCGGACAAGGGGGTAGCCTCAACATCTCCACCCGCCAAAACCTCAAAATGACTCGCAGCAGCATTACCGCCACCACCACCAGTGGGAATGGAGGGGACATTAACCTTCGAGTGGGCGAACTTCTCTTGATGCGAGACAACAGTCTCATCTCCACCACCGCAGGACAATCAGGAGCCGGGGGAAATGGCGGAAACATCAACATCACAGCGCCCTCGATCGTAGGGGTTCCCACGGAAAATAGCGACATCACCGCTAATGCCTTTACTGGAGACGGCGGCAATATTCAAATTACAACCAACAATATTTTTGGATTGCAGTTTCGTCCCCAACTCACCCCCAAAAGCGATATCACCGCCAGCTCTCAATTTGGCGTGAATGGAACGGTCACGGTCAACCGCTTGGATGTAGACCCCGCACAAGGACTCACTCAATTATCCGTCAATCTGACCGATCCCAGCGAGCGCATTATCTCCAGTTGTGCCGCCGCTCAGGGAAATCGCTTTATCGTCACCGGACGCGGAGGATTTCCCCCCAATCCCAACGAACCCTTGAGAAGCAGCAGTACTTGGTCGGATATTCGGGATTTATCTGAGTTTCGGGGAGAGACGGCAGAGGTTGAAGTAGAACAAGCAGAAAGTATTGAAGCCAATAGTTGGCGCATCAACGAAGAGGGAAATGTAGAATTGGTTGCCGTAATGACCAACACAGAAGCATCAACCCCTACCATTAACTGTGCTGAGATTCACGCAGAAGCTTCATCGCCATAGCTAAGAATTGCGTTTCCACAACCCTTTCAATTCTCGCAACAACGGCGGTTGTAGAGATGTTTTTACCGGATGGGTTAACAGTCCTTGTGTCGGACTTAAAAGAAACGCCAGCACAAAAAATCCCGTTGCCACTAAAACAATTGCAGGACCCGATGGGAGGTTATAGAAATAGCTAAGATACATTCCACTAATACTCGAAACAACCCCAAAACCAACCCCAACCATCATCATGTGGTGCAACCGACGAACTAACAAATAGGCCGTTGCTGCGGGGGTGACTAACAATGAGAGAACCAAAATGACACCCACAGCTTTTAAACTTGCCACAATCGTCATGCCAATCAGAATCATTAAACTTAAATCCAACAAATTCACGGGCAACCCCACTGCTTGAGCGCCTAGCTTATCGAAGGTATAAAAGAGCAATTCTTTGTATAGTAAAATAACAATAAAAAGAACGATAAATGCAATGATTAATGTGTCGCGAACATCTCCCGATGTGACTCCTAAAATATTACCAAATAGGAAGTGATTGAGGTCGATTTTATTGTCCTTTTGAATGACCGTAATTAGAGTGATTCCCAAGGCAAAAAAGGCAGAGAAAACAATTCCCATTGCTGCATCTTCTTTGATTTGCGATCGCGCGCGAATCAGATTAATACAAACCGTACTAATAATTCCCGCCACAAATGCCCCAATGAAAATATTAGCGCCCATTAGGAACGCGATCGCCAATCCCGGTAAAACCGAATGACTAATTGCATCTCCTAACAACGCCAAGCGCTGTACCATCAGGAAACTGCCCACCACCGCGCAAATAGCACCCACCGTAATCGCAACGACGAGCGATCGCGTCATAAAATCGTACTTTAAAGGTTCGAGAAGTATTTCTAGCATCAGTTATTCAAGAAACAAGTTGGCAATAGGAAAAACCTATACTTACTCCCCTCGCCCAGGATTGGGAGAGAGTCTGGGGGAGAGGGCTTGTGGGTAATACGCATCAGACATAATTTTGAACTCTGAACTCTAAATTCAAAAACTACGCCGCAACAGAAGATTCATTCTCTCCAAAAAACACAACCTTCCCCCCATAAGCGCGGTAAAGATTTTCCTCTTGCAACACCGCTTGTCGAGACTCCGCCGCAATCAACTCCTTATTCAACAAAATTAGATCGTCAAAATTCGTAATCGATTCCCCCAAATCGTGATTCACCACCACCACAGTTTTTCCCGCATCTGCCAACTCGCGAAAAATCTCAAAAATAATATATTCGGTTTTTTGATCGACTCCCACAAACGGTTCGTCAAAACAGAAAATCTCTGCTTCTTGTGCCAAAGATCGCGCTAAAAAGACACGCTGCTGCTGTCCCCCAGAAAGTTGTCCGATGGGACGATTGCTGTAGGCGCTCATTCCCACCCGTTCCAAAGCATCTGCGGCAATTCGGCGACTCACTCCAGAGAAACGGCGAAACCATCCCGTCTTGCGCGTGCGTCCCATCAACACCACATCCCACACCGTCGCCGGATACGTCCAATCAATTTGCGTCCGTTGCGGCACATAAGCAACTCGTTCCAACTGTTCGCTTAAAGGTCGATCCCCATACATCACCGAACTTCCCATTGCGGGAATTAACCCCAACATTGCCTTGAGGAGCGTACTTTTTCCCGCACCATTGGGACCGATCGCGCCCGTGAGTCGTCCGGGGTGTATCCTGAGCGTGACATCCCGCAACGCCTCTACCGTTCGGTAATACACGCTGAGATGGTTAACAACGATCGCGGAACTCTCCTGCATAGCAAATTCTCCTCAATTGCATTGACCCTTTTCAGTAGTGTAACGTAAAAAATGAAAGAAATATGATAACACTTTGAAAGGATTATGAAAGCAATCACTCACCTTAAAACCCTTCTCGCCAGTGCAATCTTGGGAGGACTTCTCGCAAGCTGCAATCCTCTAACCCAACCCAAAAACACCGATGGCAAACCCACCGTCGTTTCCACCAGTACGATTATTGAAAACCTCACCACAGAAATTGGCGGCGAGGAAATCGAACATCAAGGCATCCTCAAACCCGGTGCAGATCCCCATGTTTACGAACCCGTCCCTGCCGATAGCGTCGCCTTTGAAGAAGCAGATTTAATTCTCTATAACGGCTATCACCTCGAACCCGGTTTAATTAAAATTATGGAAGCCGCAGGAGTCGATGCAAAAAAAATTGCAGTTGGGGAAGTCGTCACCCCCATCCAAAACAAGCAAAAAGGAGAAATTGTACCGGATCCTCACGTTTGGGGAAGCGCCAAAAATGGCATTCTGATGGCGAACGCAATTCGCGACGCACTTATCGAACTTTCCCCTGAAGATCGTGCCATTTTTCAAGAAAATGCAGCGCAACTTATTGCTGAATTGGAACAATTAGATATTTGGATTCAAGAACAGATTGCAACCATTCCCGAAGAACGACGCAGATTGGTTACCACCCACGATGCTTTTGAATATTACGCCACCACCTACGGATTAGAAATTACGGGAACCTTGATTGGCATGAGTACCGAAGAACAACCCAGCGCGCAAACCGTGAAGCGCCTTGCAGACAGCATTAAAGCCACTGGCGTACCTGCCATTTTCGCCGAAACGACAATTAATCCCCAACTGATTACCACCGTCGCACAGGAAGCGGGAGTCAAATTAGCACCCCAGCAGCTTTATTCCGACTCCATTGGCACGCCGGGAAGCGAAGGGGATAGTTATGTCAAAATGCTCGTGGCGAATACTAAGGCGATTGTCGAGGCTTTGGGGGGAACGTACGCGCCGTTTGAAGCGTTATAGCGCTACAAAGTTAAGAGTACACAATCTCACAAGCCATAACCTATAGCTGGTGGGCGTTGCCCACCCTTGTATGTTGAGGCTGACACGGTGATGCGGAGAGAGGTCGGAACGCCTCTGAGGTTTCCTCAGAGGACGCAAGCCGACCTAGGGGAGACACGGAGACGGGGAAACGATCTACCCACAAATTGAAAATTGACAGACCACTAGAAGCGGGCGGCGAGAATCGAACTCGCATCATTAGCTTGGAAGGCTAAGGTTTTACCACTAAACTACGCCCGCAGATTTCAGCGAATATTATTTTAGCATAAGGATTCGCGATCTCGCAGAGCCGCGTCGGAGATGCGGCAACAATCCTTTCCCCCCTTCAGGGCGAGATGTAGTAAGCTGTTCCACATCTAATTATTCTTGCCCTGCTGCGCCAATGGTTCATATTAAGCGCGTGGAACTCTCCCATTTCAAATCCTTTGGCGGTACGACCCAAGTCCCATTACTGCCGGGATTTACAGTGGTTTCGGGTCCCAATGGTTCGGGAAAATCGAATATTTTGGACGCGCTGTTATTTGCCTTGGGATTGGCGAGTTCTAAGGGTATGCGTGCAGAACGCTTGCCGGATTTGGTGAATCATAAATATGTGGGTCAACGCGGCACGTCAGAAGTAAGCGTTAGCGTAACCTTTGACCTCGAAGGGATGGAGGCGGATGGGTTTGTGTCCAATCTGCCGGAGAATGGGCAGGAAGAGGAAGAGTTT
The window above is part of the Lusitaniella coriacea LEGE 07157 genome. Proteins encoded here:
- a CDS encoding tyrosine-type recombinase/integrase, whose amino-acid sequence is MLVSPTPNAIATTEILLAIFADFLNVDVGAGDAAYDTLKTYRRQVRQFINWCDRAHLNPAEATKEDIKRYRHWMIHTQNFKPATVGLKLSVVRRFYQAAADRGLIRFNPANGVKPPREKRDPAERITYLEQSEVEQFLDAVPQDGTLKSLRDKTLLAIMALEGPRTVELHRANIRDVVRQGNNLGIRVEGKRNIRIVPLTPAIASVLMDYLDARDASGEALKPSRPLFIAVGNRAGGNRLSRRGIRAIVDRYLTQTSLKHSPGRTISTHSLRHTAGTLALRSGAELRQVQDLLGHADPRTTCIYAHVADRWENNPALRLGIKL
- a CDS encoding glucose-6-phosphate isomerase, producing the protein MDNAALWQRYQDWLYYDQNLGFYLDVSRMRFDDAFVEKMRNKFAKAFRDMEALEGGAIANPDEDRMVGHYWLRDPDLAPTSELKQEIIHALEKVETFASKVHSGEIHPPDAEKFTDILSIGIGGSALGPQFVAQALVPVNPPLNIHFSDNTDPTGIDKTIAKIGDRLKTTLVVVISKSGGTPETRNGMLEAKAAFEARNLNFSARAVAITGYDSKLENIAKSDRWLATFPMHDWVGGRTSELSVVGLLDAALQGINLRELLEGAKAMDATTRRHDLKTNPAALLALSWYYAGNGKGDKDMVVLPYKDSLLLFSRYLQQLVMESLGKEKDLDGNIVHQGIAVYGNKGSTDQHAYVQQLREGVPNFFITFIEVLHDREGTSIEVEPGVTSGDYLSGLLQGTRQAIYENQRDSITVTIPEVNPRMVGALIALYERAVTLYASLININAYHQPGVEAGKKAAASVLALQNKVVDALKRSTKPLALVEIADNIDAIAKIEAIYKIVRHLHSNHRGVQIEGNFAVPSSLKISLQ
- a CDS encoding glycosyltransferase family 2 protein — translated: MTPKVSIIIPLYYAENLLLSLFDSLEEIAISNKDVFSVEVVFVDDGSKDRTFELVREIRPKYFTFKAIRLARNFKSYIAILAGINEATGDYITFLPQDLQEPPELVEQLFAQIQQGYDVAWAVRNTRADAWLDKMFSHLFHRFMHWLWEDWPSTGADMFMITRAVANVLLSMQEKNSHISGQILWSGFRQTRMFYDRRKRKVGKSGWSFWKKIELAVSVITQFSYFPIRACTGMGIILAFAGFLYGISIIVNRLTFQISVEGWAATMVVMLVIGGFQLIFLGVIGEYLWRTFDEVRKRPVYIVMEKIEG
- a CDS encoding DUF433 domain-containing protein; protein product: MTPASKKNPIIIRTERGAAIAGKRITIYDVLDRLNAGWTLKQIANWLPLTEEELNAVLSYIEENCTEVEAEYQTVLQTREEIRQYWEEKNQKRLAEIAKLPPRLGQEEIHAKLQARKAQLGLIP
- the purN gene encoding phosphoribosylglycinamide formyltransferase, with product MIERDRVPELNTPAFISPDRSWEALAIGQTLRLGVLASGSGSNFEAIARAIDCGQLNAEIRVLIYNNPQAKAADRAKKWGIPSVLLDHREFKRREELDRGIVATLKEYGAEWTIMAGWMRIVTPVLIDAFPDRILNIHPSLLPSFPGIRAIEQALNAGVKVAGCTVHRVSLEVDCGPILAQAVVPVLEDDTPETLHARIQIQEHEIFPRAIALAALQSQNP
- a CDS encoding two-partner secretion domain-containing protein, which codes for MKYTTARSILPSLLILTLGLSATSATAQIASDGTTNTIVVPAGNIFTILGGTTAGSNLFHSFSQFSVPTGGTAFFGNDANIANIFARVTGGSISNIDGIIATQNPANLFLLNPNGIIFGPNATLAIRGSFFASSAESIVFKDGVEFSAAQPSALLSVNVPVGLQMGSNPGSIINQSRASFFGQTVGLSTIAPKTTIGLVGGEVNLTGGGITAVGGRIEIGAVGSNSFVGLVPDAMGYRLNYNSTNSFADINLSQQAFINGLENTNVQLRGDRVRLTEGANIVSLTTGNFNGGTINIDARQIEMDNRAGIVSITTTTTTGATINLRASESMNLVGVGSTQALQDTSAILQGTFNPANVGTTITSVTTRSGTAGKINIESPAISFSNGGLLVTTTIGSGTAGSLQLNATNRITVDSASVFSGPVQGSTGNGGSIAINATDIILSDSRPSLPSLRDLSLRANAFRSAIASSTFGTGAAGDIDVQTKTLRILDGSGITNNSIADIAPNAGAGGNLSIVASDWVEIQGTSRDGVSISELDSSTDSTSRAGNLTVSTGRLLIRDSARITAATAGGDGGRIALRARDSITLNNRGAIVTSASNTATGNSGSILLDTGNLNLTDSQIAANNLSSGGQGGSLNISTRQNLKMTRSSITATTTSGNGGDINLRVGELLLMRDNSLISTTAGQSGAGGNGGNINITAPSIVGVPTENSDITANAFTGDGGNIQITTNNIFGLQFRPQLTPKSDITASSQFGVNGTVTVNRLDVDPAQGLTQLSVNLTDPSERIISSCAAAQGNRFIVTGRGGFPPNPNEPLRSSSTWSDIRDLSEFRGETAEVEVEQAESIEANSWRINEEGNVELVAVMTNTEASTPTINCAEIHAEASSP
- a CDS encoding metal ABC transporter permease; amino-acid sequence: MLEILLEPLKYDFMTRSLVVAITVGAICAVVGSFLMVQRLALLGDAISHSVLPGLAIAFLMGANIFIGAFVAGIISTVCINLIRARSQIKEDAAMGIVFSAFFALGITLITVIQKDNKIDLNHFLFGNILGVTSGDVRDTLIIAFIVLFIVILLYKELLFYTFDKLGAQAVGLPVNLLDLSLMILIGMTIVASLKAVGVILVLSLLVTPAATAYLLVRRLHHMMMVGVGFGVVSSISGMYLSYFYNLPSGPAIVLVATGFFVLAFLLSPTQGLLTHPVKTSLQPPLLRELKGLWKRNS
- a CDS encoding metal ABC transporter ATP-binding protein — its product is MQESSAIVVNHLSVYYRTVEALRDVTLRIHPGRLTGAIGPNGAGKSTLLKAMLGLIPAMGSSVMYGDRPLSEQLERVAYVPQRTQIDWTYPATVWDVVLMGRTRKTGWFRRFSGVSRRIAADALERVGMSAYSNRPIGQLSGGQQQRVFLARSLAQEAEIFCFDEPFVGVDQKTEYIIFEIFRELADAGKTVVVVNHDLGESITNFDDLILLNKELIAAESRQAVLQEENLYRAYGGKVVFFGENESSVAA
- a CDS encoding metal ABC transporter solute-binding protein, Zn/Mn family, translated to MKAITHLKTLLASAILGGLLASCNPLTQPKNTDGKPTVVSTSTIIENLTTEIGGEEIEHQGILKPGADPHVYEPVPADSVAFEEADLILYNGYHLEPGLIKIMEAAGVDAKKIAVGEVVTPIQNKQKGEIVPDPHVWGSAKNGILMANAIRDALIELSPEDRAIFQENAAQLIAELEQLDIWIQEQIATIPEERRRLVTTHDAFEYYATTYGLEITGTLIGMSTEEQPSAQTVKRLADSIKATGVPAIFAETTINPQLITTVAQEAGVKLAPQQLYSDSIGTPGSEGDSYVKMLVANTKAIVEALGGTYAPFEAL